In Paraburkholderia youngii, the genomic stretch GTTGCGGCAAGCGAGCGCATGAGGCGCCGCGGGTTTCGTCAACCCGCGGCGATTCCGCGCCCATCCCGCGCTTACCCCGCGCGCAACCGATAGCCGCGCTGCGCCTTGCTGATGTCATCCGGCGCGAGGCCGGCAATCCGTTTGCCGAGTTCGGCGGCGAGCGTGTGAAGCGCCGCTTCGTCGCCCGACTTCAGTTCGAGTTCGATCTCCGAGATCGGCGCGCGGCGCGCTTGATCGTCGACTTCGGCGAGCACGTCGCCCTGATCGATCGCTGCCTCGATCTGAGCGCCGTCGGTGTCGAGCAGCCAGAGCGTGCGGGTGAAATTGGTGTGGAACAGCTCGATCAGCGCAGGCGCGGCCTGTCTCAGAGCGTCCGCGGCGGCGGGTTCGTCGCAAGCGTTCAGCAACGAATCGATTTCGAGTTTCGCGCCGGCGACCGGCATTTCCCATTCGTGCCGGCTA encodes the following:
- a CDS encoding CYTH domain-containing protein, with amino-acid sequence MSMEREIKLALPASQVQAATQWFAARAGRKGRAIKLVNIYFDTPQLTLASSKSALRLRQTPDGWLQTFKTVGTATNGLHSRHEWEMPVAGAKLEIDSLLNACDEPAAADALRQAAPALIELFHTNFTRTLWLLDTDGAQIEAAIDQGDVLAEVDDQARRAPISEIELELKSGDEAALHTLAAELGKRIAGLAPDDISKAQRGYRLRAG